Within the Setaria viridis chromosome 3, Setaria_viridis_v4.0, whole genome shotgun sequence genome, the region CGCGCCGCGGAAAGATGACGGCGACCACCTGAGCTTCCTCGGATGCCGCCACGGTCTCGCCCTCCTCGTCGACCGCGCGCAGCTCGAGGCCGTCGTGTGGAACCCCGTCACCGGCACCCGGCGCCGCGTGCCTTTCCCGCCGGGGTTCAACCAAGGACACGTCTACAAAGGCGCCGTGCTGAGCTCCTCCGGCGACGGCCACGTGCACGGTGATTGCCGCCTGATCCCCTTCAAATTGGTACTGGTGCATCATGCTGAGCTCCACGGCTCGGTTGCGACCGCCTGCCTATATGAATCGGAGTCTCGTGAATGGGGTAATGTCTGCTCAACAGCTATTCCACGCTTGTCTCTACATCAGCCTGGCGTCCTAGTTGGGAATCAAATTTACTGGATGCTATCGGGGACTAGCGACATCCTTGAGTTTGATTTGGATGGCCAGAGTCTATCTGTAATTCAGAAGCCAGAGGACGCACATGTTACCAACAATTCAGGCCTTCAGGCCTTGAGGACACAAGATAACAAGCTTGGTCTTGCAACTGTGTCAAAACTAGGCATCCAATTGTGGGAGAGGAAGACCAACTCAGATGGTTTTGGCAGATGGGTGCCATTGAAAACTGTTGAACTAGACAAACTCCTTTCCATAAGTCCATCAATAAGGATACGGTCAGCAACGATTTTGGGGTTTGATGAGGATAGCAATGCCTTTTTTATTTGTACGAATATGGGCATCTACATGATACAGCTTGAGTCATTGCAGTTCACAAAACTTTTTGACGGTGATTGTTTTACAGCCTATTATCCCTACACAAGTTTCTATACAGCAGGTAATAGCTTTGTCTTCAGTTGCAAGTAGCAATGCAAATGGGTTAGTAGTGGTTAGTTAGCTAGTTGATTTTA harbors:
- the LOC117849667 gene encoding putative F-box/kelch-repeat protein At3g17570, producing MSEGTTSPALEPEPAPLPDNDDIHREIFLRLPPLPSSVPRASLVCKRWRRLLSDPAFLRRFRAHHRAPPLLGFFADEDGDIEFVPTLRRPDRIPAARFSAPRKDDGDHLSFLGCRHGLALLVDRAQLEAVVWNPVTGTRRRVPFPPGFNQGHVYKGAVLSSSGDGHVHGDCRLIPFKLVLVHHAELHGSVATACLYESESREWGNVCSTAIPRLSLHQPGVLVGNQIYWMLSGTSDILEFDLDGQSLSVIQKPEDAHVTNNSGLQALRTQDNKLGLATVSKLGIQLWERKTNSDGFGRWVPLKTVELDKLLSISPSIRIRSATILGFDEDSNAFFICTNMGIYMIQLESLQFTKLFDGDCFTAYYPYTSFYTAGLGIGGGDSRAEMLNNTLSQYIL